The genomic window TAACTAAGTAAGTTAGGTATAAAAATTTAAAGTATAAAAATATATGCTAAACGAAAATAATATAAACGGTTTTTTATTAATAAACAAACCAATAAATTATAGTTCCTATGATTGCATAAGAATTATAAAAAGAATAATTAATAAAAAAATTAAAATAGGACACACCGGAACTCTTGATAATTTTGCTCAAGGATTATTAATAATTGCAATAGGAAGGGAATCAACAAAAAAAATTTCTTTATTCTTAAATGCAGATAAAGAATATATTGCAACAGGAAAACTTGGTGAACTTACAGATACATTGGATCACACCGGTAAAATTATAAAATCAGAAAATTTTAATCAAATTCCAGATATAAAATTAACAGATATAATCAATAATTTTAAAGGCGAATATGCACAAACGCCACCAATTTATTCTGCTTTAAAATTTCAAGGCAAAACGCTCTATAAACTGGCACGAGAAAAGAAGTTAAGC from Candidatus Dependentiae bacterium includes these protein-coding regions:
- the truB gene encoding tRNA pseudouridine(55) synthase TruB, with product MLNENNINGFLLINKPINYSSYDCIRIIKRIINKKIKIGHTGTLDNFAQGLLIIAIGRESTKKISLFLNADKEYIATGKLGELTDTLDHTGKIIKSENFNQIPDIKLTDIINNFKGEYAQTPPIYSALKFQGKTLYKLAREKKLSEQELEKLANDKKRIVNIYNIELLEYKHPNFTIKVHVSKGTYIRSLINDIAETLETHATCYELLRTKIGDLDINSAIKLENLKSIEVHNMLHEFLTFLQYHL